A section of the Humulus lupulus chromosome 2, drHumLupu1.1, whole genome shotgun sequence genome encodes:
- the LOC133814242 gene encoding uncharacterized protein LOC133814242, whose protein sequence is MMREVMQKFSDGRSAYATDYMDLVSRTTERSTFAKWIQKEPKPRDFAIPPLPAFNRKGDPLNQLFQFQQKMDLEANNEAIQCKVFSTTFFGPALLWFRQLKPGSVNGFGDLRRAFLQQYNANREAPRMMVDLYQIEQGENKHPKSNLQRFIDLVHQIHDVEPATAANHFVKRLQVGSLLHENLTMTLPYDMAEILNRAEGVFRVLEFRERAQKKSALISMPPANNPPPPSTRDEKRKRQETDHTKGGKIPKANRDPP, encoded by the coding sequence ATGATGCGAGAGGTGATGCAAAAGTTCTCAGACGGAAGATCTGCCTACGCTACTGATTACATGGATTTGGTTTCAAGGACCACCGAGAGATCGACTTTCGCAAAGTGGATACAGAAGGAGCCCAAACCGCGGGACTTCGCAATTCCCCCACTGCCCGCATTCAACAGAAAAGGAGATCCGCTCAATCAACTATTCCAATTCCAGCAAAAGATGGACTTGGAAGCCAACAATGAAGCCATACAATGCAAAGTTTTCTCCACAACTTTTTTTGGACCAGCCTTGCTATGGTTCAGGCAGTTGAAACCTGGCTCTGTCAATGGCTTCGGTGATCTTCGCAGAGCCTTTCTCCAACAGTATAATGCTAACCGCGAAGCACCAAGAATGATGGTAGATCTCTACCAAATTGAGCAAGGTGAAAATAAACACCCAAAGTCGAACCTGCAACGTTTCATCGACCTCGTACATCAGATCCACGATGTAGAGCCAGCAACCGCAGCTAATCACTTCGTCAAAAGGCTACAAGTGGGGTCCCTCTTGCACGAAAACCTCACCATGACACTACCGTATGACATGGCCGAAATCTTGAACCGCGCTGAGGGCGTCTTCAGGGTCCTGGAATTTCGAGAACGTGCGCAGAAGAAGTCCGCCCTTATTTCAATGCCACCAGCAAATAACCCTCCTCCTCCATCTACAAGGGacgaaaaaagaaaaagacaagagACAGATCACACGAAAGGAGGAAAAATACCAAAGGCAAATCGAGATCCACCGTGA